The genomic window GCTCAGCGATTTCCGGTGACAGGAAAGCGCGAAGGCCGCCAGAATCAATAGAACGATCGTGATCTTGTTCATTGTACCTTAAAGTTACGGAAATATTGAATAATGGAGGCCTTTTTTGCATACCTTTGCACGAATTTTAGAATTCGCTAAAATTCATACCCATGCCATTAGATTCTGAAAAAATTTTAGGTGAAGGTCTCACGTATGACGATGTACTTCTGGTGCCCGCTTACTCGGAAGTTCTTCCCAGAGAAACTGATATCAGCACCCGGTTCACACGCGAAATCCGTCTGAACGCTCCTTTGGTATCCTCCGCAATGGACACCGTAACGGAGTACCAGCTGGCTATCGCGTTAGCCCAGGAAGGAGGGATCGGTGTGATTCATAAGAACATGACGATCGAACAGCAATCGGAGCAGGTGCGCAAAGTGAAGCGTTCTGAAAGCGGAATGATCATTGATCCGGTTACACTCTCAGAGGAGGCGGTGGTTGGCGATGCACTCACACTGATGCGAGAGAATAAGATCGGGGGTATACCGGTGGTGGATAAACACAAACGATTGATAGGGATTGTTACCAACCGTGATCTGCGCTTTGAAAAGAAAATGAAGCGACCGATCCGGGAAGTCATGACTTCGGAGCATATCATCACTGCCAGGGAGGGAACGGATCTCGGAAAGGCGGAGGAAATTCTCCGGAAACATAAGATCGAGAAATTGCCGGTGGTGGATAAGAACAACAAACTCATCGGGTTAATTACGTTTCGAGATATTGTGAAAGTAAAGGTGCGGCCTTATGCCAATAAGGACGGGGTAGGAAGGTTGCGTGTGGCAGCCGCGGTGGGAATTACGGCAGATGTAATTGACAGGGTGGAGGCGCTGGTGAGGGCAGGGGTAGATGCCATTTGCATTGACACGGCTCACGGACACACCAAGGGGGTGATTGATATTCTTAAAAAAGTGAAAAGCGCGTTTCCTGACCTGCAGGTAGTAGTGGGAAATATTGCCACCGGAGAAGCGGCGCTGGCACTGGTAAAAGCCGGTGCGGATGCGGTAAAAGTGGGAATTGGTCCCGGTTCTATATG from Bacteroidia bacterium includes these protein-coding regions:
- the guaB gene encoding IMP dehydrogenase, giving the protein MPLDSEKILGEGLTYDDVLLVPAYSEVLPRETDISTRFTREIRLNAPLVSSAMDTVTEYQLAIALAQEGGIGVIHKNMTIEQQSEQVRKVKRSESGMIIDPVTLSEEAVVGDALTLMRENKIGGIPVVDKHKRLIGIVTNRDLRFEKKMKRPIREVMTSEHIITAREGTDLGKAEEILRKHKIEKLPVVDKNNKLIGLITFRDIVKVKVRPYANKDGVGRLRVAAAVGITADVIDRVEALVRAGVDAICIDTAHGHTKGVIDILKKVKSAFPDLQVVVGNIATGEAALALVKAGADAVKVGIGPGSICTTRVIAGVGVPQLSAISMVAKALKGKNIPIIADGGIRFTGDIVKALAGGASCVMMGSMFAGTEESPGETIIFEGRKFKSYRGMGSIEAMQAGSKDRYFQDVEDDIKKLVPEGISGRVPYKGTLSEIVYQLIGGLRAGMGYCGAKDIPALQKARFIRITAAGMAESHPHNIMITREAPNYSRRG